In Perognathus longimembris pacificus isolate PPM17 chromosome 3, ASM2315922v1, whole genome shotgun sequence, a single window of DNA contains:
- the LOC125348795 gene encoding olfactory receptor 19-like has product MELKNYTHISEFLLLGVSQDPRWQPLLFGLFLAMYLITVLGNLLIILATISDPHLHTPMYFFLANLSLVDVCFTSTTVPKMLLNIQTHSRAISYEGCIMQIYFFILFGVLDNFLLTVMAYDRFVAICHPLHYTVIMSPRLCGLLLLGSWITSALNSLLQSLMAWRLSFCTAMEIPHFFCELNQVVQLACSDTLPNDLVMFFAAGLLFCGPLAGILYSYWKIVSSIRKISSAQGKYKAFSTCASHLSVVSLFYCTCLGVYFSSSTTQNSHSSATASVMYSVVTPMLNPFIYSLRNKDLMGALRKLFKGNA; this is encoded by the coding sequence ATGGAGTTGAAGAATTACACGCACATTTCAGAGTTTCTTCTTCTGGGAGTCTCCCAGGACCCCCGATGGCAGCCCCTTCTCTTTGGCCTCTTCCTGGCCATGTACCTGATCACTGTGCTCGGGAATCTGCTCATCATCCTGGCCACCATCTCTGACCCCCATCTGCAcacacccatgtacttcttccttgcCAACCTGTCCTTAGTGGACGTCTGCTTCACCTCCACCACCGTCCCCAAGATGCTGCTCAACATCCAGACCCACAGCCGGGCCATCAGCTATGAAGGCTGCATCATGCAGATATACTTTTTCATACTCTTTGGAGTTTTAGATAACTTCCTCTTGACagtgatggcctatgaccgcttcgTGGCCATCTGTCACCCCCTGCACTACACGGTCATCATGAGTCCCCGGCTCTGTGGATTGCTGCTTTTGGGGTCCTGGATCACGAGTGCCCTGAATTCCTTGTTACAAAGCTTGATGGCATGGAGGCTTTCCTTCTGTACAGCCATGGAAATCCCACACTTTTTCTGTGAGCTTAATCAAGTGGTCCAACTGGCCTGTTCAGACACCCTGCCTAATGACCTGGTGATGTTCTTTGCAGCAGGGTTGCTGTTCTGTGGACCCCTGGCTGGCATCCTCTACTCTTACTGGAAGATCGTGTCCTCCATCCGGAAAATCTCGTCAGCCCAGGGGAAGTATAAAGCTTTTTCCACCTGTGCATCTCATCTCTCCGTTGTCTCCCTATTTTATTGCACATGCTTAGGGGTATACTTCAGTTCCTCCACCACGCAGAACTCACACTCAAGTGCAACTGCCTCGGTGATGTACAGTGTGGTCACCCCCATGCTGAACCCCTtcatctacagcctgaggaacaagGATCTAATGGGGGCTCTGAGGAAACTCTTTAAAGGAAATGCATGA
- the LOC125347684 gene encoding olfactory receptor 19-like encodes MEVENDSQISEFFLLGISEDPTLQPLLYGLFLSMYLLTVLGNLLIIMASISDHRLHTPMYFFLANLSFVDVCITSTTVPKMLLNIQTHSRAISYKSCITQMYFFLLFSVLDIFLLTVMAYDRFVAICHPLHYAVIMSPWLCVWLVLGSWVVSVLHSILQSAMVLRLSFCAYSEIPHFFCELNQVVHSACSDTFLNDLVIYLAAVFLACFPFAGILYSYSKIVSSVRAMSSARGKYKAFSTCASHLSVVSLFYGTLLGVYLSSAVTQNSHSTATASVMYSVVTPMLNPFIYSLRNKDLKRALNKFLGRIPPSLCSLCVN; translated from the exons ATGGAAGTAGAGAATGACAGTCAGATTTCAGAATTCTTTCTTCTGGGAATTTCAGAGGACCCCACATTGCAGCCCCTCCTCTACGGACTCTTTCTGTCCATGTACCTGCTCACCGTGCTTGGGAATCTGCTCATCATCATGGCCTCCATCTCTGACCACCGTCTACAcacacccatgtacttcttccttgcCAACCTGTCCTTCGTGGATGTCTGTATCACCTCCACCACCGTCCCCAAGATGCTGCTCAACATCCAGACCCACAGCCGGGCCATCAGCTATAAATCCTGCATCACCCAGATGTATTTTTTCCTACTATTTTCAGTGTTGGACATCTTTCTGCTGACggtgatggcctatgaccgcttcgTGGCCATCTGTCACCCCCTGCACTACGCAGTCATCATGAGcccctggctctgtgtgtggcTGGTGCTGGGGTCCTGGGTGGTGAGCGTCTTGCATTCCATCTTACAAAGCGCAATGGTGCTGCGGCTGTCCTTCTGTGCCTACTCAGAAATTCCCCACTTTTTCTGTGAACTCAACCAGGTGGTGCACAGCGCCTGCTCCGACACCTTTCTTAATGATTTGGTCATCTATTTAGCAGCTGTGTTTTTGGCTTGTTTTCCCTTTGCTGGCATTCTGTATTCTTACTCCAAGATCGTGTCCTCCGTCCGGGCCATGTCCTCAGCTCggggcaagtacaaggccttttCCACCTGTGCATCTCACCTCTCCGTGGTCTCCTTGTTCTATGGGACGCTCCTGGGTGTGTACCTCAGCTCTGCGGTGACCCAAAACTCACACTCCACTGCCACAGCCTCGGTGATGTACAGCGTGGTCACCCCCATGCTGAACCCCTtcatctacagcctgaggaacaaAGACCTCAAGAGGGCGCTGAACAAATTCTTAG GTAGAATTCCACCTTCTTTATGCAGTTTATGTGTGAACTAA